GACAAAGAGTCTGTAAGCAATATTTTAAATACTGCTCATAACTTATTTGAAAATCAGGCTCAATGGATTCCCCCATATCAAAGAATTCAAATATTGGAAAGGACCACTTTGCTAATGAGTGATCGTATAGAAGAGTTGACTTTGATAGTAACAAATGAAGGTGGAAAACCTTATAAGGATTCAAAAGCAGAGGTACAAAGAGCTATTAAAGGTGTGAAATTAGCTGCTGAACACATCTCACAAATGAAAGGTGAGCAAGTACCCATGGAGCTTTCAGAGGCTTCTTTACATAGAATATCTTTTACACAAAAGGAACCTATTGGCGTAGTAGTTTCCATTAGTGCGTTTAATCATCCATTGAACTTGGCTATTCATCAAATAGTTACCGCAATTGCGGCTGGTTGCCCAGTAATTTTTAAGCCATCTTTATTGACGCCGCTATCAAGTCTTGTGCTTGCAGATATTCTCGAGGAAGCAGGATTGCCCTCTGGATGGTTGCAAGTGGTATTGTGTGATGATAAAACAGCTGAAGCATTGGTTATCAATCCCAAAGTAAACTTTTTCTCTTTTATAGGGTCCGCAAAAGTAGGGTGGTATTTAAAAAGCAAATTGGCACCCGGTACAAGATGTTCATTAGAACATGGGGGTGCAGCACCTGTAATTGTTGAGAGTGATGCTGATTTTGATGAAATGATTCCTGATTTGACAAAAGGGGCTTTTTATCATGCCGGTCAGGTTTGTGTTTCCGTACAAAGAATTTATGTACATCAAGAAGTTTGTGAAAAATTTATACACCAATTATCAAAGGCAACAGACAGACTAATTGTTGGAAATCCATTGGATAAAAACACAGATGTGGGGCCGCTTATTTCCCCGAATGAAGTAAATCGTATGGAAGATTGGGTAAAGGAAGCCATCGAAAAAGGAGCTAAACTCATCATCGGAGGACAGAAAATTTCACCTACTTGTTTTCAACCCACCATATTATTTAATCCACCTGAAGAGGCAAAAGTATCAAAAGAAGAAATTTTTGGACCAGTTGTATGCATATATCCTTATACAAACAGGGATGAAGCCATAAAAAAGGGCAACGCTTTAGATTTCCACTTTCAAGCATCTGTTTTTACCAAAAATATTGATGTTGCTCTGGAGACTACAAAAAAGCTAAATGCAACTGCGGTAATGGTCAATGACCACACAGCATTTAGAGTGGACTGGATGCCCTTTGGAGGAAGAGATACTTCTGGTATAGGTATGGGCGGAATATCACAAACAATAGATGACATGACAAGGGAAAAACTGATCGTTTTTAAAAGCAAACATATTTGACCTCCTATCAAGATTGTTTCTTACCATAGATCAATTTTTACTAGTAATCCTCCATGTAGTTTTGTCCTATAAATAATTTAGTAATCATTAAAAGTTAGTCAAATGAAAAAAGTAATTATTCTGATATTGACTTTTGCGATTTTCTCATCTTACGGACAGACCAAAGAAGAAA
The genomic region above belongs to Chondrinema litorale and contains:
- a CDS encoding aldehyde dehydrogenase family protein — translated: MNKSIEITSPYTQNLIRELPLIDKESVSNILNTAHNLFENQAQWIPPYQRIQILERTTLLMSDRIEELTLIVTNEGGKPYKDSKAEVQRAIKGVKLAAEHISQMKGEQVPMELSEASLHRISFTQKEPIGVVVSISAFNHPLNLAIHQIVTAIAAGCPVIFKPSLLTPLSSLVLADILEEAGLPSGWLQVVLCDDKTAEALVINPKVNFFSFIGSAKVGWYLKSKLAPGTRCSLEHGGAAPVIVESDADFDEMIPDLTKGAFYHAGQVCVSVQRIYVHQEVCEKFIHQLSKATDRLIVGNPLDKNTDVGPLISPNEVNRMEDWVKEAIEKGAKLIIGGQKISPTCFQPTILFNPPEEAKVSKEEIFGPVVCIYPYTNRDEAIKKGNALDFHFQASVFTKNIDVALETTKKLNATAVMVNDHTAFRVDWMPFGGRDTSGIGMGGISQTIDDMTREKLIVFKSKHI